From a region of the Dyella jiangningensis genome:
- a CDS encoding DUF3011 domain-containing protein, translating to MFRIRTGLMGIAAGLAIGLLGMAAPAAQAQGRDSVRCGSDDGRFTRCQVPWRDAELIRQESNSPCTRGQTWGVDRGGLWVDRGCRGQFVEMGRGGGYRPPGGGGYYPPPGYRPPDDGGWRPGPDWDREIRFSCESNDKRYQFCQVDVGGHGRVRLLRQMSGTPCEEGYSWGWNRAGVWVNRGCRGLFSVDRRW from the coding sequence ATGTTTCGCATACGTACGGGCTTGATGGGCATCGCCGCCGGCCTCGCCATCGGTCTTTTGGGGATGGCTGCGCCGGCCGCACAGGCGCAGGGACGCGACAGTGTCCGCTGCGGCAGTGACGACGGACGATTCACCCGCTGCCAGGTGCCGTGGCGCGACGCGGAACTGATCCGCCAGGAATCGAACAGCCCGTGCACACGCGGCCAGACCTGGGGCGTCGATCGCGGCGGCCTGTGGGTCGATCGCGGCTGCCGCGGCCAGTTCGTCGAAATGGGGCGAGGTGGCGGTTATCGACCGCCGGGTGGTGGTGGCTACTACCCGCCGCCGGGCTATCGCCCGCCCGATGACGGTGGCTGGCGCCCGGGCCCGGATTGGGACCGCGAAATCCGCTTCTCCTGCGAGAGCAACGACAAGCGCTACCAGTTCTGCCAGGTGGACGTCGGCGGCCACGGACGCGTGAGGCTGCTGCGCCAGATGTCGGGCACGCCCTGCGAGGAAGGCTACAGCTGGGGCTGGAACCGCGCCGGCGTATGGGTCAACCGGGGCTGCCGCGGCCTGTTCTCGGTCGATCGCCGCTGGTAA
- a CDS encoding adenosylcobinamide-GDP ribazoletransferase has protein sequence MRALLAAIGFLTRLPVPVRAFGGANTAATQLAWYPAVGWLIGVLLWMLGWMLSAAPPLLSAGVLLLGWVLLTGGLHLDGLADSADAWVGGLGDRERTLAIMKDPRSGPMGVTAIVVVLLLKFAALASLPHPGAALWLAPMLGRAVLTAAFLSTPYVRSGGLGSALVSASRPACLAGLAFAVALCLYAGWLGLRALLVAVALFVLWRLACMRRLGGMTGDTCGALTELVEAAILVALALAT, from the coding sequence ATGCGCGCACTGCTTGCCGCCATAGGCTTTCTCACCCGGTTGCCGGTGCCGGTTCGCGCATTCGGCGGTGCGAACACGGCAGCCACGCAGCTTGCGTGGTATCCCGCGGTGGGATGGCTGATCGGTGTGCTGCTGTGGATGCTTGGCTGGATGTTGTCGGCGGCGCCGCCGTTGCTGTCGGCCGGCGTGCTGCTGCTGGGATGGGTGCTGCTCACCGGTGGCCTCCACCTGGATGGTCTCGCCGATAGCGCGGATGCGTGGGTGGGCGGCCTGGGCGACCGCGAACGCACCCTCGCCATCATGAAGGACCCGCGCAGCGGCCCGATGGGCGTGACGGCCATCGTTGTCGTGTTGCTGTTGAAGTTTGCCGCCCTGGCGAGCCTGCCTCACCCCGGTGCCGCCTTGTGGCTGGCGCCCATGCTCGGGCGCGCCGTGCTTACCGCCGCCTTCCTGTCCACACCTTACGTGCGCAGCGGGGGGCTGGGCAGCGCGCTGGTATCGGCGTCTCGGCCGGCCTGCCTGGCGGGCCTGGCGTTTGCAGTGGCGCTGTGCCTGTATGCGGGGTGGCTGGGTCTTCGGGCGTTGCTCGTGGCCGTCGCCCTGTTCGTGCTGTGGCGGCTGGCCTGCATGCGCCGGCTGGGCGGCATGACCGGCGACACCTGCGGGGCGCTGACCGAGCTGGTGGAAGCCGCCATCCTGGTGGCGCTCGCACTGGCGACCTGA
- a CDS encoding histidine phosphatase family protein, whose protein sequence is MIVKQPGIDLLRHGDTGQRSYRGQLDDALSALGWTQLRAAIFGRVWDAIVTSPLRRCSAFASELASARRVPLRVDPRLAEYHFGDWQGVPIETLARDQGDALARFWADPVAHPPPSAESFAAFRQRLCAALDDVANEAATQRVLVVTHGGAIRLLRCESEGRDFGDMAGIEVPHASLHTLAWASSSAA, encoded by the coding sequence ATGATCGTCAAGCAGCCAGGCATCGATCTGTTGCGCCACGGCGACACCGGCCAGCGCAGTTATCGCGGACAGTTGGACGATGCGCTGAGCGCGCTTGGCTGGACGCAGTTGCGCGCGGCGATCTTCGGGCGTGTGTGGGACGCCATCGTGACATCGCCGCTGCGTCGCTGCTCGGCATTCGCCAGCGAACTCGCCTCGGCGCGCCGCGTGCCGCTGCGCGTGGACCCGCGCCTGGCCGAGTATCACTTCGGCGATTGGCAAGGCGTTCCCATCGAAACCCTGGCGAGAGACCAGGGCGATGCGCTGGCGCGCTTCTGGGCCGATCCGGTCGCGCATCCGCCGCCAAGCGCTGAATCGTTCGCCGCGTTCCGGCAGCGCCTGTGCGCCGCGCTGGATGACGTGGCGAACGAGGCCGCTACGCAGCGCGTGCTGGTCGTGACGCACGGCGGTGCGATCCGCCTGCTGCGTTGCGAGTCCGAAGGCCGCGACTTCGGCGACATGGCCGGCATCGAGGTGCCGCACGCTTCGCTGCACACGCTCGCGTGGGCGTCGTCCTCCGCGGCCTAG
- a CDS encoding FmdB family zinc ribbon protein, which yields MPIYEFECSSCGHRFDRLQKMSDPDPAVCPACDVAEVKRRVSAPGFRLAGSGWYETDFKKDGDKKRNLAGDSGAAASAPAPAPAPAPSSSGDS from the coding sequence ATGCCTATCTACGAATTCGAATGCAGCAGCTGCGGCCATCGTTTCGATCGCCTGCAGAAGATGTCCGACCCCGACCCGGCGGTCTGCCCCGCCTGCGATGTCGCCGAAGTGAAGCGCCGCGTCAGCGCGCCCGGCTTCCGCCTCGCCGGCAGCGGCTGGTACGAGACCGACTTCAAGAAGGACGGCGACAAGAAGCGCAATCTTGCCGGCGACAGCGGTGCGGCCGCATCGGCACCGGCGCCTGCGCCCGCGCCCGCGCCCAGTTCATCCGGCGACAGCTGA